From the genome of Aspergillus fumigatus Af293 chromosome 1, whole genome shotgun sequence, one region includes:
- a CDS encoding thioredoxin domain protein yields the protein MQSIIVESRAVRKLVPCSFPAYGKDLMLWIEYSDKVRCGTQYMADEEYKLKVELSVEPVVVTFLSTVDDKCGAVASNIEELSGEFTTIKFYYVDVGKHAMLSRALSNRELPIVVFVKNGTDFLSLTSDVSLSSIREGLQALQTEYCKPLALHR from the exons ATGCAGTCTATCATTGTTGAATCACGTGCGGTTCGGAAACTAGTTCCATGTTCTTTTCCCGCTTATGGTAAGGATCTGATGTTGTGGATAGAGTACAGCGACAAAGTACGCTGTGGTACCCAATACATGGC AGACGAGGAGTATAAGCTGAAAGTGGAGCTTTCGGTCGAGCCTGTTGTGGTCACTTTCCTTTCCACTGTGGACGATAAGTGCGGGGCTGTAGCCTCGAATATTGAGGAGCTGAGCGGCGAGTTCACAACCATCAAGTTCTACTATGTCGACGTCGGAAAGCACGCCATGCTCTCCAGAGCCCTTTCCAACAGAGAATTGCCTATCGTCGTCTTTGTTAAAAATGGCACAGACTTTTTGAGCCTAACCTCAGATGTTTCCCTTTCAAGTATTCGGGAAGGTCTCCAAGCACTCCAGACAGAATATTGTAAACCCCTTGCACTCCATCGCTAG
- the aspf9 gene encoding glycoside hydrolase family 16 protein — protein MYFKYTAAALAAVLPLCSAQTWSKCNPLEKTCPPNKGLAASTYTADFTSASALDQWEVTAGKVPVGPQGAEFTVAKQGDAPTIDTDFYFFFGKAEVVMKAAPGTGVVSSIVLESDDLDEVDWEVLGGDTTQVQTNYFGKGDTTTYDRGTYVPVATPQETFHTYTIDWTKDAVTWSIDGAVVRTLTYNDAKGGTRFPQTPMRLRLGSWAGGDPSNPKGTIEWAGGLTDYSAGPYTMYVKSVRIENANPAESYTYSDNSGSWQSIKFDGSVDISSSSSVTSSTTSTASSASSTSSKTPSTSTLATSTKATPTPSGTSSGSNSSSSAEPTTTGGTGSSNTGSGSGSGSGSGSSSSTGSSTSAGASATPELSQGAAGSIKGSVTACALVFGAVAAVLAF, from the exons ATGTATTTCAAGTACACAGCAGCAGCCCTAGCTGCGGTGCTCCCTCTTTGCTCTGCACAGACTTGGTCAAAGTGCAATCCCCTTGAGA AGACCTGCCCGCCCAACAAGGGTCTTGCTGCATCCACTTACACCGCCGACTTCACCTCAGCTTCAGCTTTGGATCAATGGGAAGTCACTGCAGGCAAAGTTCCCGTTGGCCCACAGGGCGCCGAGTTCACTGTCGCTAAGCAAGGCGACGCACCTACCATTGACACCGACTtctacttcttcttcggaaaGGCCGAAGTGGTGATGAAGGCCGCTCCTGGCACAGGTGTTGTTAGCAGCATCGTCCTGGAGTCGGATGATCTGGATGAGGTTGACTGG GAAGTATTGGGCGGTGACACCACTCAGGTTCAGACAAACTACTTTGGCAAAGGAGACACCACCACATATGACCGAGGCACTTACGTGCCCGTTGCCACTCCTCAGGAGACTTTCCACACCTACACCATCGACTGGACCAAGGATGCCGTTACCTGGTCTATTGACGGTGCGGTCGTGCGTACGCTCACGTACAACGATGCCAAGGGTGGCACTCGCTTCCCTCAGACTCCTATGCGCCTGAGACTTGGCAGCTGGGCCGGCGGCGACCCCAGCAACCCCAAGGGCACCATCGAGTGGGCCGGTGGCTTGACCGACTACAGCGCGGGACCGTACACCATGTACGTCAAGTCCGTCCGTATCGAGAACGCCAACCCCGCCGAGTCCTACACCTACTCGGACAACTCTGGCTCTTGGCAGAGCATCAAGTTCGACGGCTCCGTCGatatctcctccagctcttccgtgacctcctccaccaccagcaccgccagCTCCGCCAGCTCTACCTCGAGCAAGACCCCTTCCACCTCCACCCTGGCCACTTCCACCAAGGCGACTCCCACCCCGTCTGGAACCAGCTCCGGCTCTAACTCGAGCTCCAGCGCGGAACCTACTACCACCGGCGGCaccggcagcagcaacaccgGCTctggctccggctccggctctggctctggctctaGCTCTAGCACGGGCTCCTCCACTAGCGCCGGAGCCTCCGCCACCCCCGAGCTCTCCCAGGGCGCCGCCGGCTCCATCAAGGGCTCGGTCACCGCCTGCGCTCTGGTGTTCGGCGCCGTCGCTGCCGTGTTGGCATTCTAA
- a CDS encoding Zn(II)2Cys6 transcription factor domain-containing protein: protein MQFNSLVNPTNSKVAIPRIACAQSGNAALRAKRACLGCRQKKAKCDGRQPCHRCVLFDAVCEYAEGKEDRIKRRVLELEEQIDVYDQLLRRLRFKVDVHDREVIDRVLNRPFLVSGHARYLGAGKTDGRRAGGQYRNNRRANPSGRININMERSIGKNQV from the exons ATGCAATTCAACTCACTTGTTAATCCTACAAATTCCAAGGTTGCTATCCCTCGGATTGCGTGCGCCCAGTCAGGAAACGCAGCCCTCCGTGCTAAGAGAGCATGTCTGGGATGCAGACAAAAAAAGGCCAAATGTGACGGCCGCCAACCATGTCATCGATGTGTCCTTTTCGATGCCGTTTGCGAGTACGCCGAGGGGAAGGAAGACAGAATCAAAAG ACGCGTTTTagaacttgaagaacagATTGATGTGTACGATCAGTTGCTGCGGAGGTTACGATTCAAGGTAGATGTTCACGACCGAGAGGTGATCGATAGGGTTCTCAATCGG CCCTTCCTCGTTTCTGGACATGCGAGGTACCTTGGAGCGGGAAAAACCGATGGCCGGAGAGCAGGTGGCCAGTACCGAAACAATCGGCGAGCAAACCCGAGCGGGCGAATCAACATTAATATGGAACGCTCAATCGGTAAAAATCAGGTATAA
- a CDS encoding DUF3435 domain-containing protein, giving the protein MSPPPLPPADPNEHQYWTDPILCEETRARLEHFRSIGWLPPNFKPKTLEGLAVVERYWRRFCIHSKEDYVEYLLLEDQTIYMNFFDWMYRTSRQKLLQSYDEYWRRLCQYFGLFARRRLNGNVYEQMRRFLNKVFPAERKIPRRMKKKDTLDVNVFCILYRQHWIYSRFFRHGSMIIQFAVVQLWSAITGTRPGVLLPQKASQTGHKSSLGKRKREQTFQSDLPKHVSADDLPDSVCYRDIELFILKDPDSKRDVLCAIIEFRNLKGRPEGADGTKFFMHGDYQLAYCPINQIISLAFRDGAFVNPLTPELIWRLRVPKRRQDLPLRWKEEILDTPLLRRIERTPHGYELHKSLPMTYDSSRQALKELGRDAKFEDDIGHYNYRRWVANEVNRNFTSQERQRVLGQSGDAVFERHYQSQFIGRDLQHVVLLRPSQEGLLRVAGSMLRKRDPLAPSGLTDQQKRAICRDPRILELRREQRELKEEMRSLAGTVAKARESFPHLHERHEAVKKELSRVRKNLTKDTRETARKEYFHNEPVLEVDRQIKQLLGQSDAESCEDLDSDDEDWDIPIPEYVFPERARLVENFYGPEAECFDADKLLARRIQVTKDMVALSKLCEPSRRGNQINWDVSDGAKADETEREESEESPPSEEEALDCPTDVCIICCGLSRRSASNPPPHKFPSKRKDSLRRHLIDFHLARAHEGISCTWSACCNVPKFAKATEFLAHAVDVHSYDIGIKLKHLPSRPLLTCSDTSSIDSTDASLESCGRSGTSTPASSVGSVTANIDPRLLELDKGTVTVPPPRRSKRVRLQ; this is encoded by the exons ATGTCAccgcctcctctccctcctgcAGATCCCAATGAGCATCAATACTGGACCGACCCGATCCTCTGTGAAGAGACCCGAGCCAGACTCGAGCATTTTCGCAGCATTGGATGGCTACCCCCGAACTTCAAACCCAAGACATTGGAAGGTCTTGCAGTGGTCGAAAGATACTGGCGAAG ATTTTGCATCCATTCAAAGGAGGACTACGTGGAGTATTTACTCCTGGAGGACCAAACAATTTACATGAATTTCTTCGATTGGATGTACAGGACCTCACGACAGAAGCTTCTTCAGTCGTACGATGAGTACTGGCGACGGCTTTGCCAATACTTTGGTCTGTTTGCACGGCGCCGTCTGAATGGCAACGTCTATGAACAGATGCGACGA TTCCTGAATAAAGTATTCCCCGCAGAGCGAAAGATCCCCAGACGtatgaagaagaaggacaccCTTGACGTTAATGTCTTCTGCATCTTATATCGCCAGCACTGGATATATTCGAGATTTTTCCGTCACGGGAGTATGATTATCCAATTTGCCGTAGTGCAACTCTGGTCTGCCATCACTGGAACGCGACCGGGTGTACTGCTTCCTCAGAAAGCTTCCCAGACTGGCCATAAGTCATCCCTGGGCAAACGCAAACGCGAGCAGACTTTTCAGAGTGACCTTCCCAAACACGTTTCGGCCGACGATCTTCCAGATTCAGTCTGCTACCGCGATATTGAGCTCTTCATTCTTAAAGACCCCGATAGCAAGCGTGATGTCCTTTGTGCCATCATTGAGTTTCGCAACCTCAAAGGCCGGCCAGAAGGCGCTGACGG AACTAAATTCTTCATGCATGGTGATTACCAATTGGCTTACTGCCCAATCAACCAAATTATCTCACTAGCTTTCCGCGATGGGGCTTTTGTCAATCCCTTGACTCCAGAGCTGATATGGCGGCTTCGAGTTCCAAAGCGCCGACAGGATCTTCCCCTCCggtggaaggaggagatcctTGATACCCCTCTCCTTCGACGTATTGAGCGCACTCCGCACGGCTACGAGCTCCATAAGTCATTGCCGATGACGTACGACTCAAGTCGACAAGCGCTCAAAGAACTAGGTCGAGATGCTAAGTTTGAGGACGATATTGGCCATTATAACTACCGGCGCTGGGTTGCCAATGAAGTTAATC GGAACTTCACAAGCCAGGAGCGGCAGAGAGTGCTAGGCCAGTCCGGCGACGCGGTTTTCGAGAGGCATTACCAGTCACAGTTTATCGGCCGCGATCTCCAGCATGTCGTGCTTCTCCGACCCTCTCAGGAAGGTCTGCTTCGGGTTGCTGGAAGCATGCTCAGGAAGAGGGATCCCCTTGCCCCGTCAGGTCTTACCGACCAGCAGAAACGTGCTATTTGTCGAGACCCCAGAATCCTTGAGCTTAGACGAGAGCAGAGGGAGCtaaaggaggagatgcgatCGCTAGCTGGTACAGTGGCGAAAGCTCGGGAGTCATTCCCTCATCTGCATGAAAGACATGAGGCAGTTAAAAAAGAGCTCTCTCGGGTAAGGAAGAACCTGACAAAGGATACTCGCGAGACAGCTAGAAAGGAATATTTTCACAATGAGCCTGTGCTCGAAGTTGACAGACAGATCAAGCAACTTCTTGGCCAGTCTGATGCTGAAAGTTGTGAAGATCTCGactccgacgatgaagactgGGATATTCCTATTCCAGAATACGTCTTTCCCGAGCGAGCGCGACTGGTGGAGAATTTCTATGGCCCTGAAGCGGAATGTTTTGATGCGGATAAGCTACTTGCACGACGTATCCAGGTTACCAAGGACATGGTTGCGCTCTCGAAGCTCTGCGAACCAAGCCGGCGAGGCAACCAAATCAACTGGGATGTGAGTGATGGCGCTAAGGCTGATGAAACTGAACGTGAAGAGTCGGAAGAATCACCAccttctgaagaagaagccctgGACTGCCCAACAGATGTTTGCATTATCTGTTGCGGTTTGTCACGTCGTTCAGCTTCTAATCCGCCTCCACATAAATTTCCTTCCAAGCGAAAAGATTCACTCCGTCGCCATCTCATTGATTTTCATCTCGCCCGTGCGCACGAGGGGATTAGCTGTACCTGGTCGGCCTGCTGCAATGTCCCTAAGTTCGCAAAGGCTACTGAATTCTTGGCGCATGCCGTTGATGTGCACTCATATGATATCGGAATCAAATTAAAACATCTCCCAAGCAGACCTCTGTTAACTTGCAGCGATACTTCCTCTATCGACAGCACAGACGCTTCTCTGGAATCATGTGGACGGTCAGGCACTAGCACTCCCGCTTCCTCTGTCGGCTCTGTGACAGCAAATATCGACCCGCGCCTGCTGGAGCTCGACAAAGGTACCGTTACAGTGCCACCGCCGCGTCGCTCAAAGAGGGTGCGTCTCCAATGA